A window of Heterodontus francisci isolate sHetFra1 chromosome 18, sHetFra1.hap1, whole genome shotgun sequence genomic DNA:
TGCGATTTTCACACTCACCTGACACTGAGCCAGTCTCTTGCTCAAACACGAACGCATGCTGCTGCTCATCCAGAAACTCCATTATCACTTCCAGATCCTCCACAACCCGGTTCTAGGGAGAATTAAATAAAAATAAGACTATCCCGTGGGTCACCTGCTGGGGATCAGGTCAGACATTTTATGGGGAAAAGGATAAACAGATCTTACCATAATTTAAAGGCAGAGACTTCATGCAATCAGCATTCAGAGGTGGGTCTGCCTTTAAGACACAAACATAACGTTTGCATTAAAAGCAACCAAAGCACAGCTTCACAATCACTCCCAAATATCAGCAGAAAACCTACTTTATATAAAAGATGCACACAGATCTGTGCACATACAAAAACTAAAGCGCCTTTCAAACCACAGGATGCCCCgaagtgttttacaaccaatgaagtagttttgaagtgtagtcactgttgtaatgtacggaatgcagcagccaatttgtgtacagcaagatcccacaaaaagcaaaagataaatgaccaggtcatctgttttagtgatgttggttgaggaataaatattggcccaggacatggggagaacttccctgctcctccTCGAAATAGTGTCTGTGGGATCATTAACGTTCACCTGAGAgcgcagatgaggcctcagttcaaTGTCTTATCCTACAAATggctcctctgagagtgcagcactccctcagctctgCACTGAGAATGTCAATCTGgattttgagctcaagtctctgaagtaggaTATGTATATTCTTATAAAAACATATATAAGGACACTCAGAGGTGCGCAAATATACAAATATGCATACATACGCACACacgtactcacacacacatacacacttaaaCATAGACAGGtgcatgtacacacacatacacaaatgcaTACATATAGACAAATACACCATACATGCCCACACataaccctccaagtcacacaccatactgacttggaactatatcgccattccttcactgtcgctgggtcaaaatcctggaactccctccctaacagcactgtgggtgtacctaccccacatggactgcagcggttcaagaaagcagctcaacaccaccttctcaatcttttttttttcttttgggcctccttatctcgagagacaatgggtaagcgcctggaggtggtcagtggtttgtgaagcagttcctggagtggctataaaggccaattctagagtgacagactcttccacaggtgctgcagagaaatttgtttgtcggggctgttgcacagttggctctccccttgcgcctctgtcttttttcctgccaactactaagtctcttcgactcgccacattttagccctgtctttatggctgcccgccagctctggcgaacgctggcaactgactcccacgacttgtgatcaatgtcacaggatttcacgtcgcgtttgcagacgtctttatagtggagacatggacggccggtgggtctgataccagtggcgagctcgctgtacaatgtgtctttggggatcctgccatcttccatgcggctcactactgagtcagcggcgcttgagatggcttggccatgtgagccgcatggaagatggcaggatccccaaagacacattgtacagcgagctcgccactggtatcagacccaccggccgtccatgtctccgctttaaagacgtctgcttctcaatcagggataggcaataaatgctgacctgggacacccacatcccatgaatgaattttttaaaatgtatatatacacataaatatgcatatgcacacacacaaaaatacacaGACTTGGGTAAGAAGCTATTTGCCATTTCATTTAGGATAGAGGATTGGGGGATGACTAGTGTGCACTGGAGTCTGAAACACTGGGGCATTTATGATAAACTCTTTAATTACATATGGTGAACTTTTACAGTTACATCGAAGAGAAAATTCGCCCGACAAACCGACATTAAAGGAAAGAAACAAACGTCTGAATCGAGATGATTTAAACCCTGCAGAACCGAAACCTGAGAATATTAACAGTTAACAGCAATGTTAGGAACAGAACGAGTGACTTCACTCTCCCACCTCTGAACATAGCTCTGCACTAACTCTGAAAAAGCTCCAATACTTACTGTGAACAACGCAAACGTGCCCCTTCATATGAGACCCCTTCAATGCTCTGAATCCTGTTTATATCTCAGTGTCTGCGTCAGTATCGAGGACAGCCCAGCGGTGCAAGCCCCTCCTATACATTTCACCACCAGAGACAAACCTCGCAGTGTCCATTCAGAGAGCGGGGTAGGGTTCAGCTGCTGGGACCAGTTCCTACTTAACTCTGGGCAAATCCATGTGAATACCCAGTGACCCAGGCCCACCCGTTTCAGAGATCCTCACAACTCTCCCCATTCTGCAAATCCCACTGTTATTGAAGACACGTCCAGAGCCGGAAACACCAAACCCATCCAGTTTACAGATGTTGCTGAGTGTCGGGACACTCCTAAACCAAAAGTATCGGTGAAAAAAATAATAAGTTTGCTCTGGGATCTGCTTCACTTCTGAACCGATCTGCAGAAAAGCAGCATCGAGAACTGAGCCGGGGAGAGCCGGAGGGGCAGAAAGAATGGGGatgggtggaggcagatacaactgTGGGGTCAGATATTGTGGGGAAACAGGGAaatgtgcggggggggggggggggtcagggagaTGTGAGGAGACAAGGAGATGTGGGGTCAGGGAGATGTGGGGAGACAAGGAGATGTGGGGGTCAGGGAGATGTGAGGAGACAAGGAGATGTGGGGGTCAGGGAGATGTGAGGAGACAAGGAGATGTGGGGTCAGGGAGATGTGGGGAGACAAGGAGATGTGGGGGTCAGGGAGATGTGAGGAGACAAGGAGATGTGGGGGTCAGGGAGATGTGAGGAGACAAGGAGATGTGGGGTCAGGGAGATGTGGGGAAACGGAGATGCGGGGGTCAGGGAGATGTGAGGAGACAGGGAGAAGAGGGGGTCGGGGGATGTGGGGAAACGGAGATGTGGGGGGTCAGGAGGATGTGGGGGCTCAGGGATATGTGGGGAAACAGGGAGAAGTGGGGACAcagagagatgtgggggggggggtcagggaaATGTAAGGAGACAGGGAGACGTGCAGGTCATGGAGATGTGAGGAGACAGGGAGACGTGGGGGTCAGGGAGATGTGAGGAGACAGGGAGAAGAGGGGGTCAGGGGGATGTGGGGAAACAGAGATGTGGGGGGTCAGGAGGATGTGGGGGGCCAGGGATATGTGGGGAAACAGGGAGAagtggggagacagagagatgtGGGGGGGGTGGTCAGGGAGATGTGGGGGTCAGGTAGATGTGGGGAGACAGAGATGTGGGGGGGGTCAGGGAAATGTGGGGGTCAGGGTAATGTGGGGGTCAGAGAGATGTGGGGTAACAGGGAGATGTGAGGAGACAGAAATGTGAGGGGTCAGGGAGATGTGGGGGGGCAGAAGGATGTGGCGAAACTGGGAGATGTGGGGGGTCAGGGAGATGTGGGGGTCAGGGAGATGTGAGGAAACAGGGAGATGTAGGGGGGGGGTCAGGAGGATGTGGGGATACCAGGAGATGTGGGGGGGGGGTCATGGAGATGTGGGGGTTTAGGAGGATGTGGGGAAACTGGGAGATGTGGGGGGTCAGGGAGATGTGGGGGTTAGGAGGATGTGGGGAAACTGGGAGATGTGGGGGGTCAGGGAGATATGGGGGGTCAGGCAGATGTGGGGGTGGTCAGGGAGATGTGGGGGGGTCAGAAGGATGTGGTGGCCAGAGagatgtagaaccatagaaaagttatggcacagaaagaggccattcagcctttcatgtctgcactggctggaaaaaatagctgcccaatctaatcctaccttccagcacctggtccgtagtcttgcaggttacagcacttcaggtgcaggtccaggtaccttttaaatgagttgagggtttctgcctgcaccACCAATCCTTTAAGTAACTGTatgcagtccactttcgccagatgatctctcagtttcgtaaaatttgccttcccccaatttagaagttTTACTTCTGTTTTATCTTTATCCATGATTAAGCTAaaattaactgtattatggtcactgtctccaaaatggtcacccactgctacttcatccacttgcccagcttcattatcgaagactaaatctagaattgcacccccccccccccccccccccacacacccccccacacctcctcttattgggcttgttatgtgctggctaaaaaagttctcttgaatgcagttcaagaattttgtgccctctgtgtccttcacactgtttgtatcccagttgatattagggtaattgaaatctccaactattattgccctatagtttttgcactcagaattttgcctacatatttgttctatctccctctcactatttgggggtctatagtacaatcCTAATGTTgttgctgccccttttttatttctgatctccaccaatatggcctcatttgatgattaatttagcatatcatccctcctcaaagctgttattgattccttaaccaataatgctgcaTCCCTtccttttttattcccctctctatcctgcatgaaaactctatatccagggatgttgagctgccattcttgccccactttaagccaagtttccattatagcaatgatatcatgctggcaTGTGTCTATCTGTGGCCTCAGCTtattggctttatttgctatactccttgcatttaaataaatatcctttaataCTGCCAGATTccagtgctgcacactttttaacctttgcttcttctgcctttcagagtcactggctaattttctgcctcccattccctgccctgaatttgtcctatctgaaactgaaaCTGTGCGGGACAAGGAGGTGTGGGGGTCAGGGAGATGTGGGGGTCAGGGAGATATGGGGGTCAGGGAGATGTGGGGGTCAGGGAGATATGGGGGTCAGGGAGATATGGGGGTGGGGTCAGGGAGATGTCAGGGGGGGTAAGGGAGATGTGGGTGGCAGGCAGATGTGTGAGGACAAGCCGATGTGGGGGTCGGGCAGatgtgaatgaggtgaccagatGTTCCAGCATTCGAAAACGAGTCTTGTGTTGTAGGGATGAATTTTTCAGCCTGAAGGTTTGCTACTTGGGAAGATCTGATCCTTGAAGAGGCTGTTAATTGATTCAGTCGAATTCCCAGGTGTCAATTTGACAGCTGGAAgctgtctccatcactctcattTCCCCTCTTAAACTCAGGGTGAAACTTTACCTCTTTCCCACTTCCCTTTGCTCCTCCTGGCAAACGCCTGGGTCTACACTTTGGGGTAAAGGAGGAGCCTGAAGTTCTTGTCTTTCATGGGGAAGTCACTTTTTAAATATCTCTTCCTAATCAGTATATTCTGAACGTTAGTTTTCCAGTGGATTGTGTTCAGTGCTGTGTGTGTTTCTGATCAGAGATATGAGCTATCTGCAAGCAGCCTGTAAAAACAACCACTGACACAAGATCAGGACATGTTAGCTTATCCAATCCTACAGGTTCTGGTTGGAGGCAGGTTTCATCATGATAACAGacaggattttttaaaaaatgtgttgTAACTTTAAGATTTGATAGCTCATTCCATATGATGGTTTTTTTTTATTCTATATAATAAAATGTTGATTATTGCCATCAAAATTTCATTAATTTCCCACAActctctggaatgcgctgcctgaaagggcagtggaagcagattcaatagtaactttcaaaagggaattcgagaaATACTTGAAAGCAAAAAAGTTGCAGGGCCGTGGGCGAAGAGCAGAGGGcatgagattaattggatagctctttcaatgagctggcacaggcaagatgggctgaatggcctccttctgtgctgtataattctatgaacaTTCACCAGTTTTATAACCAGTTAATAGTTGACAGCAAAGCTGAAATAAGGTTAAAAGAATGCTGATTTTCGCCTCTCTGTTTAACCGTTTTCCAGCCATGCACACTCACTGATAGGGTGACTGGCACATAGAACTACCTTTAAATAAATGTATTAACATTTGTGGGTGTACAGTTCACAGAATTTTAGAAATTATTGAAGTGGGTGaatatatcaacatcctaggggttaccattgaccagaaactgaactggagtagccatataaatactgtgactacaagagcaggtcagaggctcggaatcctgaggcgagtaattcacctcctgactccccaaagcctgtccaccatctacaaggcacaagtcaggagtgtgatggaatactctccactggcctggatgggtgcagctccaacaacactcaagacgctcgacaccatccagaacaaagcagcccgcttgattggcaccccatccacaaacattcactccctccaccaccgatgcacagtggcagcagtgtgtaccatctacaagacgcactgcagcaatgcaccaaggctccttagacagcaccttccaaaccagagacctctaccacctagaaggacaagagcagcagatgcatgggaacaccaccacctgcaagttcccgtccaggtcacacaccatcctgacttggaactatatcacttccttcactgtcactgggtcaaaatcctggaactcccttcctaatagcaccgtgggtatacctacaccccaaggactgcagcagttcaagaaggtggctcaccaccaccttctccagggcagttagggatgggcaataaatgctggcatagccagcaatgccaacttcctaagaatgaatttttaaaaattacacccGTGTTGCCTTTCCCGTGTCACATTACACATTTAAAACTCGTGTATATATTGCGGCTTCTCTTTCAGAATCCCTAAAATAAGCAACTCACTGAAGAATGCTTGTACACACCCAGTAACATGTATACGACAATTATATTTCTACAAATAAATTTTCAGTGGTAGACATGTCagcaaccagagggcatagatttaagataattggcaaaagaaccagaggtgacacgaggaaacatttttcacgcagtgagttgttgtgatctggaatgtgttgcctgaaagggtggtggaagcagattcaatagtaactttcaaaagggaactggatattgAAAGgagaaaaattttcagggctatgagaTAAGAGTAggagagtaggactaattggataactctttcaaagagccagcacaggcaggatgggccaattggcctccttttgtgttgtatcattctataattatatttatttttattttttattattttattttatttagagatacagcactgaaacaggcccttcggcccaccgagtctgcgccgaccatcaaccacccatttatactaatcctacactaattccatattcctaccacatccccacttgtccctatatttccctatcacctacctatactaggggcaatttataatggccaatttacctatcaacctgcaagtctttggcatgtgggaggaaaccggagcacccggaggaaacccatgcagacacagggagaacttgcaaactccacgcaggcagtacccagaaatatgATATTTTGTATGTCTAAAGCAGCAGGTGAGAGTCCACACTACTAAACAATGCCCTCTAATCCTTTCtgcatttctctctttctgtctctttatctcgaTTTTTCTGCGTTTGTATTTCCCTTTATCGcatcagttctgatgataggtcattgacctgaaacattaactctgttctctccacacagatgctgccaaacctgttgagtgtttctagtattttcagtttttatttcagattttcagcatctgcagtatttattgGGGCTTCTCTGTCAGAATCCCTGTATGTCATGCCCTATCTCTCAGCCTCCAGTTCATTGTCTGCTCCCCCtggcctctcgctatctctctatttatctctttgTTAGTTTGGCTCCACAAATGCTACTCCAGTTACTTGCCTCTCTATCTGGCTGACAATATGGCACTGTCTTGGTGTGTGATAACTGCACAGATGCCCGCTGTATAAGCCTGTTTAATGTGAATCAGATATAGCACAGACTATAAAAAAGAGAGAACTTTTATTCTAGTATGCTTAGTACACGATGCTCATCTGGGCTGAAATGTAACACACTGGCTTAAAAGGTAAATGATATTTACAGGATTTGGAATGTTGGGTTATTTCAAGTATCGGGCTAACCCTTCTCTCTGTTTATCCACAATGCTTTATGATAAAGAGCCTGGGTTAGTTTAAACCAGGACTGTTCATATGGAATTCTCCTGTAAAAGATCATTGTAGTTATAACCAAAATGCCATTGATCACATCCATAGCGTTCATGGTTGATGTGGGGATAATGAGAGCTTGAGCTTGTTCCCAGTCTCTGCAGAACCTGGGCATCGAACTGGTACGTTAACTTTCTGCGAACCTTCACAATCTCTCCCGTCCGGCTGTAGTTTCTCAGAGCCCGGGCCATTTTCTGGTAGGTCATGGTTTTCCGATTGCCCTTTCTCCTGCCCCACATCTCCGCCACTTTCTCCTTGTTCTTGGAGATGAACTGGAAGACGCCACTGTTCCTGTCCACCCACTGGATGCAGTCGGACATCTCGGAATCGTGGAGAGATTCACTCAGAAATTCATAAAGGCGCAGCCTCTTCTTGCCTGCAATGGAGAATAGCATTAGCATGTTCGATAAGATGGGAGTCTCCGCTGTTGGGGCCATTCCCAGCAGGTGCTATTGGGgttttggggagggggagaaagaagagAAACACTTACTGGTACCAAATTGCTCTGTGCACTAATCAACATCAGAGTCAACCAGTTGGTTAACGCCTCTGCTCACATCTAGATGGAGGTGGCAAACTGCTGTTTGCACTTAACGCTGGTGTTAAAATAATTGAGAGGAATTTTTATTCCAGTACCACAGCTTGATAGAAGAACAGGACCCACAGGAAAATCTGTCCAAATAACTGAGGGTGGTGGTGTGCGGTGCAGGGGTGGGTGTTAAGATGAATGTTATCGAGAAGACAAACCTTTTCCTTGTCTTGGGATAAAGAAATCTGGAAAGTGATTCTCTGGAAAATAGCTTGGATTCTGGGACCCATTCCCATACATTAATTTGTTGCTGTCAAAGTTAAATTCCATCTGGAAATATAAAAGTAGAGGTCTCATTAGAATCACAGGGTTAGATAAAATCCCCTCTCTGCTGTACCTCATGTGGTTGTAACTTTACTTGGACAATGAATATTGAAAGGAGAAGTACTTTGTCAGCTAAATCTCAAATGTTTAACATCTTCCTAAATACATTGGAATTTGACCTACAATATTACAAATGATAAAGAGCCTACATTTGCCCTTGCACTGCCTCAAACACTCAGTCACTGTCCTAAAGTCGGGGAAAGGCAGCCACAAATTTGTTACAAACAAACAACAATGAGACAAATGACAAGATCATCTGGTTAtttttaaagtgatgttggttgagcgataaatgTTGGTCCAGGGCACTAGggagacctcccctgctcttctttgagaacagactcaagaggccaaatggcctactcttgccccTATGAGAAGGCAATAGGggttcggtttaatgtttcatggaaaaatggcacctccaacagtgaagtAATTAGCCTAGAAATTATTGTGCACAGTGTTAGAAAAGGGTGTTCCTTTTATAAAAGCATTTAAAATAAATGTGGAAAAAAGATAATGTTTGATGCAGACTATCCTTGAAACCTTAACTCCactcttctctccacagatactgactgacctgccaagtgtttccagtattttttgttagGTTTTGTTTAAAATCTGTACTAAAGCAGGGAACATAGCAATGTTCCATCTTTTGCTATGATTGTAACAATAATTTCTAGCTTCTTTGTTGGACTGACTGTCATTTTAATTTGTAATTACTGTATTCCAGCAATACTTTTTTGGGTTAAGGACCCACAATTCTGCATCGCCTAAGTGCAACTCTCAGAAATGATCCAAAACATTTCACAAACATTGAACTACTTTGTTATCTGCACAAACCTAACAGCCATCTTGTGCACGGTACAATCCCACAGCTATACGATGTATGGCCAGTTTGTTTGCTTTCAGTGTATTGGTTGGAGGAGATACTTTGGCCAATTCATTTTTTCTTCACCTGCCAGGGGATCTTGAACATGCCCATGAACCATTAGAATAAGCAGAAAA
This region includes:
- the LOC137379776 gene encoding transcription factor Spi-C-like isoform X2, translated to MREYFESQSLDRSRCCILSMSCCMQDNYTPLFNDAFEVIHRQQHQHPSSQFRQEPSFQYLPSPSLSMYTFQHYQESGPAPYCALDVQSQHLQDAMEFNFDSNKLMYGNGSQNPSYFPENHFPDFFIPRQGKGKKRLRLYEFLSESLHDSEMSDCIQWVDRNSGVFQFISKNKEKVAEMWGRRKGNRKTMTYQKMARALRNYSRTGEIVKVRRKLTYQFDAQVLQRLGTSSSSHYPHINHERYGCDQWHFGYNYNDLLQENSI
- the LOC137379776 gene encoding transcription factor Spi-C-like isoform X4 codes for the protein MKEQRYMSKSGCYRSRCCILSMSCCMQDNYTPLFNDAFEVIHRQQHQHPSSQFRQEPSFQYLPSKSFTLDVHLPALSGERACSLLRPGCSVPTLAGRCKKRLRLYEFLSESLHDSEMSDCIQWVDRNSGVFQFISKNKEKVAEMWGRRKGNRKTMTYQKMARALRNYSRTGEIVKVRRKLTYQFDAQVLQRLGTSSSSHYPHINHERYGCDQWHFGYNYNDLLQENSI
- the LOC137379776 gene encoding transcription factor Spi-C-like isoform X3 — translated: MSCCMQDNYTPLFNDAFEVIHRQQHQHPSSQFRQEPSFQYLPSPSLSMYTFQHYQESGPAPYCALDVQSQHLQDAMEFNFDSNKLMYGNGSQNPSYFPENHFPDFFIPRQGKGKKRLRLYEFLSESLHDSEMSDCIQWVDRNSGVFQFISKNKEKVAEMWGRRKGNRKTMTYQKMARALRNYSRTGEIVKVRRKLTYQFDAQVLQRLGTSSSSHYPHINHERYGCDQWHFGYNYNDLLQENSI
- the LOC137379776 gene encoding transcription factor Spi-C-like isoform X1, whose protein sequence is MKEQRYMSKSGCYRSRCCILSMSCCMQDNYTPLFNDAFEVIHRQQHQHPSSQFRQEPSFQYLPSPSLSMYTFQHYQESGPAPYCALDVQSQHLQDAMEFNFDSNKLMYGNGSQNPSYFPENHFPDFFIPRQGKGKKRLRLYEFLSESLHDSEMSDCIQWVDRNSGVFQFISKNKEKVAEMWGRRKGNRKTMTYQKMARALRNYSRTGEIVKVRRKLTYQFDAQVLQRLGTSSSSHYPHINHERYGCDQWHFGYNYNDLLQENSI